tgacctcggattcacgaacctatattcaatcatgtatattaatacatgtaatgataatcgaacaatatatatatatatatatatatatatatatatatatatatatatatatatatatatatatatatatatatatatatatatatatatatatatatatatatatatatatatatatgttattagtaattttatttgttattttatatcatgtgttttgttaataacttaatttgatatatttatctttatatagataattaacatttattacaaaagtattaatatggctaggttttatgtcataaatatatttttatacagaaaatctttatttaatatattaataatactaataataataataatagtaatgataaatttaaaaataatgatacttttagtaataatgataataataataatagtttaatattaataataatgataatgatatttgttaatattgataattaaaatattaataaaaataatactaattgtaataataataataataaaaataataataataataatgataaaaataataatattaatattaatgaaaatactacctCAATAGAATAGAATTTCAAAAATAATGCTCCTGCCCgagcttgaacccgtgacctctcattcCCCGACAAACCCAACCATTTCGCTACTACTACTTTTCTTCAATATTAATTTCATCATCGTATAATCATTTAACATTATCATCATCTTTTATCATTTCCACCATTATCATAGCATCAACTCACAGTATGTTATCATCCTGATCACATCATCAACTGATCGTGATCCTCATATTAAATGAACATAATCATCGTCTTCTATCCTCTTAATTATCATCTTAattcttatattattattaacaacccATCTTATTATTATCCGCTAATTACCATCATCATCCTATCCTAACCCTTACATGAATCCTCATCATTATTTTCATAATCATCGAATTCAGTTTCATCATAAATTCACACTTATGATTTATCCCATTTAGAATGGGGTTCGGCCCAAATAGAAAACTGAAACCTATAGGCCCAATAACAATTTACAAAACCTAATTTGATTAAGTCCATTAAAAGCCCACGTTCATTAGTTCATTTAATGACCCACCTATTTGGTTATTTGGATCCGAGGCCCGCTAATTTGTATCTTGTTATAAACCGTCAGTAATCTcaacgataacaataatattatattataaataattataccTAAATAGAATCCTAGTCTTTGGATCCTTTacccttttcttttttttttttttaaaaatgtcagCAACAGCAAAAGGATAGCAGTAGGGTCGATGGATCTTGATGGGTTTATCGAATGTGGGTTCAAAAAGAAGGGAACCAGAAACAGTTGAGCCCAAGGGTTCGGTTAATGGTGATAGGGTTGAGTTTGTGTGATTAATCGAAACAGGAAATAGAATTGACGGTGTTTTGTAATGATCGTACAGAGAAAATGGATACAGCAGCGGAAACAACACAGAAACAATTAGTGGTGGAACGGGCTGTGGTTTGaacataaacaaaaaaaaaattacggTTGCTTAGCTATGGTGGTGAGTTGGTTCCTGAACtaaaataagagagagagagagagagagagggagagagagtagATGAGAGAGATGGTGGCGATGATTAAAGTGGGGATGGCGGTTAGGAGGTTGTGGGTGACGGGTTTTCATCGTTGTTCCAAACAGGAAACCGAAGCGAGTAAATAGCAGCAATAAATTCGAGCTGTTGAATAGGAGGAACAAGATGGTTGTTCTAGGTGTTGGTGATAGGTGACGGTTTCACGATGGTAAGGTGGTGGAATGGTGCTCGTCGTGGTGGTAGACGTGGTGAATGGTTCGATTGATGGTGGTGTTGGAGGGGTGGTCCGTTTAATCTTCTTTATGTCATCTTCCTATGAGTTTCAATGGTGGGTGGTGGTGATTCCGTTCGTCAACAGCAGAAATAAAACAGAAGTGAGGATCGACTAACTGAGGGTGGTGGTTTAAGATTATGGTGGAGTTGTGTGATTCGAAACAGCAAAAGAGGAGGCGGGTAACTTGGTGTTTCACAGGAGAGGAGAAAACAAGGTGATGGAATATATATCTATCTTGTATGCTATGTAATGTGGATGTATATATTTATGTTAAATGTAAAGAGGTCAGGAAAACAATTATAGTAGCAACTCACAATCACAATATCAATCATATTATTAAAGTCAAGGAAAACAGTTGAAACAGTTTTTGGGGTGACTTTTGTGTCGATCAAGTACATAGAAACAAAGTAGATTGAATTATTTGGATAATAAAAAGGAATATTAAAGTTGATGAGTGGAGCAGTGATTGTTGGTGTGTCGGTGGTGAAGGCCGAAAGTTTGAAGAAGAGAGTTGATAGTAAAAATGTTGTGTGCCTATATGTTTtatttataagtatatatgtacatAAAGTGTAAGATGATAGAAGTaatcaaacaaaaaaaataatacctGTAACTTTAATCACGGGTGTTTAAACTATATTTCTGCCTACACttgaataatgttattatattgtggtcccttgctaaacagttaacgtgtaatttaattcagaaaaatttcatatttttagattaaacatattttattatttcactcattaccagTTTGAAACCAGatgaaaaggttcgaaaattatttactttcgatttactctctctatatataatcagttttaaataacaagttttatcacatagatatatattatatatttttaaataaatagatttaatattattttatatatttccaagtagtatttatatgcacatttatatacacacacatatatatgtatctatttacaaatagttgttcgtgaatcgtcgagagcagtcgaagatcaattgaatatacgaaacagttcgaaatttttgagattcaacctaacagatttctcttatcgtgtcaagaatattaaatcgtatcgagagtgtggttcaaaattagtcgaaattttttgggtcgtGACATAGTCACATCAACTACCAACCCGTGTATATGGCCGACAAAAGCGAATCCCGGATGGTACTACCATATATACACGAATGTGGCCGAAAAAAAGCGAAACCAAAAGGGTGACACTTACCACATCCTCATAAGTGGCTGACAAAGAGTGGATTCAAATGATCAACACTCACCACTTCCCACAATCGTAACGTGGCCGACAAAAAAGTGATTCCTTAAAGACATCATTACCACTTTGCACCGAGTGGCCGACAAAGAGTAAATCCATCATGACCTGATATTACTCGCCACTAAACCCGCAAGAAAAAattttatatacacacacatataaatactccactcaccttgatcACTCAGATGAGTTAGTAACCGCGCTAGGACTTCAAGAATGATCCAAAAGCACTTCATTTAGCATAAAAACACAACATCAAATTATAAACACTAGTAGCTTGACCCAaaagcacccaagtgcaatttcaacccaaattGCACCTAAACCACCAACTTGGTCAAATGAGACCTCAACACccaaatcactaatggctagtgatcTTGGCTCAAACTCACCAAAATGCAACTTATGATCAAGTGCTAGAAGCACTTTATGACCTATTTCGACAAAAGACTCATTTTGATCCATATTGGGGACAACTCCCAAATTTAAGCTCAaataaccctaaacccaccaaaagCAAGTGTTCAAGTGAACATCAAGCCATTAAGTTCATGCACTTGCAAAATCACCTCTTAACCCAAAATCACGAATTAGGGTTCATACACTCAAAGTctacccaaaaatcccaatttcctCAAGAAATGAGGCTTATAACCCATTTCAAACCCAAACCCTAATTAGAATatgaaattacacaataaaaataGAGTTAGGGTTTTTCCTCAAGGATGAAATGGAGCTAGGAGCAACTACAACAAGATAACACTTCAATTTGAGTTGGGATTTAGCATCTTCTTCACAAGAGCAAGATTTCTCTCACTAGCCTCTCACTCTAGAATATGAGTTGTGATTAGTTGGGAGAGAAATGACCAAGAAGTCTCCCAAATTTTTTCCAAAACACCCAGTACCCGGCCATGCAAAATTTCCAACAAGTCCCTCCACTTATTCAATTTAATTACAAATCAGTCCCCACCATCCCAGACACATGTCGTGTCGCGACATTGTGAGGTCGTTGCATGACCTGCCTGTTTCAGATATTCGGTTGTTACAATTTGGACCGATACGACAACCTTCTAACTCTCTATTTGCAATATCTTTGGATAAGAATTTACTTAACACGTCCGCAACGATAATGAACAAAAAAGAAGAAAGAGGATCACCTTGCCTTAATCCTCGTTTCATAAAACCCTCATGGGAGGGAGAACCATTTAAGAGGACCGAGAAGTGGATATCCGaaatgcatgttttgatccatgataTAAACTTGGACCCGAAACCCATTTTGTGAAGAACGTTAAGAAGAAATTCATGCGAAACACAATCATATGCTTTTAAAAATCGATTATCAAAAAAAGGATTGGTCTTTTCTTCTTTTTTACCATATGAACCACTTCACTAACAACCATTACCCCATCCATTATTAAATGATAAGGAACAAAACCGTTTTGGTTCTCATTAATGATAAGGGGAATAACATTATTTAGTCTATTTGCTAAGGTTTTAGCAATGATTTTGTAAGGAGCATTGACAAGACTTATAAGACGTAAATGATCAATACTTTTAGCCAAATTGGATTTAGGGATTAAAACAATTAAAGGAGAATTAAAATCTTCAGGAAAGGAAGGATTATTGTGGAATTCGTCGAACATTTGCATGATTGTTTCTTCAAGAAAATGCCATGATTTCTTAAAAAATTGTAACGAAAATCCATCTGGACCTGGGGTCTTGTTACCATCAAAATATTTTATAACCTTAAAAACTTCTTCGAGCGAAAAAAATGCCTCAAGCCTGGACACTTCATGGGCGGTAACCTGGCCCAAAGACAACAAATCCCAATCCGGTATGTAAACAAAAGGGTTAACCGAAGGTGCATGGGGCATGACCAATTTTTTGAAGTGTAGGATTGCAAAATCTTTGACTATCGTAGGATCTTCTTCCCATTTATCATTGATTTTTAACCCCACGATATAAGAAGATCGTTGCTTAATTCGTGAAACAGTATGAAAGAACCTTGAGTTTTTATCACCCAAATTTAACCAAAGATTGCGAGATTGAATTCTTCGTTTTGAATCAATTCTAATAACGATCTTCTTTTTCTTTATCTTTAACTCAGCTAACGTCGCTAGTTCTACATCAGTAAGGTCCCTAATCTTAAAACAATTCTTGAGACTTTGAATCTCTAAATCACATATCTTTAGATTATGGGAATCTTGATCTCTATTAGAAGCATTCTAAGACTACAAATTGTTTTTTAACATACGCACCTTTTTGTTCATAATGAAAGCTGCCCATCCCACCACTTGATAACTCGTCCAGTAGGTTTCACATACATCTAAAAACCCTTTTTTTGATAACCACGAATTGTTGAAACAAGGGGTTTGGGGGGCCAATTGCACAATATCTTCCCCCATCTATCGGTTTATGATCGGGTTTATCGAATTGGGCCATTTGTAATATTGCGTCGGGCCATAAGTTAGCCCATCTGGAGTTGACCAACATTCTATCAATGTGAGAGAATTTCCCCAAAGGCCATTCTCATGTCAAATCACTGTTAGTCAATGGTTGAACAAATAAAGAAGCGTTAGAAATAAAATCGTTGAAATTTGAGATACTAATAGGGTCTACTGTTTCTCTTAACCTTTCTTCCGGATGACATACCACATTAAAATCACCCATAAAATAAACCAGACCCAACCATTTAAGAGCCATATTAGAGAGTTGTGACCACACAATTGTTTTTTTATTTTCTAGATGCAGGGCATAAATGTTAACGATTAGGACAATGATATTGGAAGGATGGTACCTCATAACGGTTTCTATCCAATGTTTCCTCTTCCATGACATAATTAAAGAGAAAACATCCGTTCTCCATATTGAAAGAATATCGCCCGATCTTCCACTTGCTTCTACTTGGATTGAACCAAACGCATAATGTTTCCATATTTCGTTTAACACGGGAAGACTTACTTCCTTGACCATGGTTTCTTGGATTGCTAAGCATTGAGATTGATAACGAATAACTAATGACCCCGCCGTATGACCTCTTGATTTGTTACCTAGGCCGCGTATGTTCCACGATGTGAGCGTcattgttttgaagatttgatggGCGTATAATCGTCAGTCTTATTATCCATTAACACCCTAAAATTGTGCATTTCTTCTTTAAAAGTGATTTTTTTCCCCCGATATAACACTctggtcaaaatccattaacgaaatgttaactctggtcccagtgcttggcttgacttctatgtaacaacaatattctacatcggaagcaattaatacctgagaaataacacgcaaaacgggtcaacaataatgttgagtgaatctacaggtttaagtaaacaatacagtatgtttaagaaacaaTTTTTAGAGAGTGTTtattagtgaaagaccaccaaggtttaatattaAAAGCTTGCAGACAACATTTGTCAAATTTTAGTCTGTTTGTGAACATTAACGTCAAGTTCAGCCGTGTATGACCTTCAAAAATGTTTCGTTTCTCCTGCTTGTAAAACACAAGTTTAAATAACCAATTTCAACGTATGAGACCACAAAGGTTTCATATTTAAAGTTTGTAGACGACACTGTGTactgtttcaaatgtttgtagacacCGTCATGTCATGTTTCAAATGTTCGTAGACAATATCATGTCAAGTTTTAAATGTTCATAGACAATactatgtcaagttttatctctctTGTTTGTAAACGATAGTTCTAAGTAACGCAAAATAGTATCTGAAAAAACAttattcagaaaaatagtttaattgcatttgaccacgagatttcaataagtACAACCCAAATGTTGCAATAAGTATGTAATccatgagcacttgaatactagcataaagacccgcgtatagtatacactacacttatcctttaccccataaaacgtataaacttgttcgagtgtacaaacaattcaaagtaaatgcaccacagttatagtagggtgaggtttgtctaacctaatagatccgtccatctaaattgtgcttacccgaaggtaataaaagtattcacgctaggggctttgtgaacaataaCTCAATATGTATATAGTACTCACGTCAAAAGTAAAAGCATTTGTAAAATGTAAGTATaaccagcgtgtattctcatcccataaaatatgtaaaagtgagactgtagactcaccttagaaaAACTTTGTACGTAAGTTAAGCAAAAACAGCTTGGAATGAAAAGTAAGCGAATAGCTTGTACGGTTTACTGCCGAGTAATACAACCtaggtatacgtatttaggttgatcAATATATATACCATATACAATAGTGGTTTCTTAGAGTAAGTTGTCTCATTGCTCAGaatgacgcgtttcaaagtaaaagtcaacacatagtcaactagttcatgcaagtcaaccaaagtcaaccaaagtcaaactaaaagtcaaacttggtcaaagtggtcaaccaaagtcaacacctcagtaggttcatgtcaaattttaGTCAAAGTAGTTAAACTTGGTTCATGTCATTCATTTCGGTTTTAGTTTCAAGTTTCATCAATTTCCGACTTCGTTGTCATACCGCATGTTAAGTAGTGTGCAACTAAGATATGTATTAGTATATGACAAGCAAGTACCAATTAAGACATGTAAATGATCATTAGTTAACCTATAATCATTCATGAGTTCAAATTTATAGTCTTAGCATGAAACACCTAGGCTTATTCACAAAACACGTTGCATGAAATCAGTTTCAGTATGCGCATCAATCTCAAAATGGACCTAACCTTAGCTAGGAGCATGAAAAACAAGCTAGGTAAGTGGACATGGTTAAAGGACAagctaaactaacacatatcaaaagatgagacatttttgtttagccaatatgTACAGTTTATTCATTATAGTCAGACCtcctgtttcagctcaattcagtacTTATCAAATCTTTGGCCTTATTGTGCATAAtacatcaggtttcaaggttttctaTAAACTATACTTTGTTCACATATCATTCAAAGTTCAATTATCCAGAAGCCCAAGTCCTCAAAACATCCACAACTCGTCCTATAGAGCTAAAGGTGCATACATTGTAGATTTGGACAGAATACAGGTCATCATTTTGTTACGCACATTACAcaagcttcacaaatccaaataatgcaaggcctagatgaaacgttATCTGAAACATATGAATTTTACAGTTATACAAAGACGTGATTCAATATCTCATTTCAAATTGcttttaaaataagttttatgtTACCGAGCAAATCAGTTTTGTCAAGAACGTTCATTTAAGCATAACTTGAGCATTACAACTTCAAAtaacataatgaaatgtcccgttcatattgattataaacgttccatattaattgatttcgttgcgaggttttgacctctatatgagacgtttttcaaagactgcattcgtttttaaacaaaccataacctttattttatcgacaaggttgaaaggacaccacctagattatcagaaatgataatctaaaaatatcatacttacacactaccaatacatattggtttacaatattaatatgttacaacaaagtaaatttcgaatgcagttttaaacaatattatacaagcatgctgactccaaatcttgtccatatattagcatgcaacagcggaagctcttaataatcacctgagaataaacatgctttaaacatcaacaaaaatgttggtgagttataggtttaaccaatatatttatcaaatcgtaataatagaccacaagatttcatatttcaatatatatcccatacatagagataaaaaaatcattcatatggtgaacacctggttaccgacattaacaagatgcatataagaatatccccatcattccgggacatccatcggacatgatataaaactcgaagtactaaagcatccggtactttggatggggtttgtaaggcccaatagatctatctttaggattcgcgtcaattaggcgtgcactaattctcaaaattagtgatgttccctaattcttaggctaccaagcaaaaaggggcatattcggcttcgatcattcaaccatagaaagtagtttcatgtacttgtgtctattttgtaaaacatttataaagctgcatgtattctcatcccaaaaatattagattttaaaagtgagactataactcaccttcacagatttttacttcgtcgggaagtaagacttggccactggtcgattcacgaacctataacaaatatgtacatatatatcaaagtacgttcaaaatatatttacaacattttttatacgttttaatgttttaagtttattaagtcagttgtcctcgttagtaacctacaactagttgtccacaattagatgtacagaaataaatcgatatatattatcttgaatcaatccatgacccagtgtatatacgtctcaggctagatcacaactcagagtatatatatttttggactcaaccctgtataactaactccaacattactgcatatagagtgtctatggttgttccaaataatatatatagatgggttgatatgatatgtcaaaacatttgcatacgtgtctatggtatcccaagattacataatatattagaatacatgtattatacaatataagttagctaggatatgattaatataaatttgttaccaattttcacgtagctacaacaagcaaaaatatccaatcttgttttacccataacttcttcgttttaaatccgttttgagtgaatcaaattgctatggtttcatattgaactctattttatgaatctaaatagaaaaagtataggtttatagtcagaaatatatgttacaagccatttttgtaaaaggtagtcatttcagtcgaaagaacgacgtcttgatgaccattttgaaaaacatactttcattttgagtttaaccatgatttttggatatagtttcatgttcataagaaaaatcattttcccagaagaacaacttttaaatcaaagtttatcatagtttttaattatcaaacccaaaacagcccgcggtgttactacgacggcgtatgtccggttttacggtatttttcgtgtttccaggttttaaatcattaagttagcatatcatatagatatataacatgtgtttagttgattttaaaagtcaagttagaagtattaactttatttgcgaacaagtttagaattaactaaactatgttctagtgattacaagtttaaatcttcgaataagatagttttatatgtatgatcgaatgatgttatgaacatcattactaccttaattttagtaggtaaacctactagaaatgagaaaaatatatctagcttcaaaggatccttggatggcttgaaagttcttgaagcagaatcatgacacgaaaacaagttcaagtaagatttccactcgaaataagattgttatagttatagaaattgaatcaaagtttgaatatgagtattaccttatattataaagatatcatACTATAaacaagaaagatttcttgaggttggatgatcactttacaagattggaagtaagctagcaaacttggaagtattctcgattttatgaaactagaacttatagaatttatgaagaacacttagaacttgaagatagaacttgagagagatcaattagatgaagaaaattgaagaatgaaagtatttttaggtgtttttggtcgttggtatatggattagatataaatgatgtgtaattttgtttacttgtaaataagtcatgaatgattactaatatttttgtaattttatgagatatttcatgctagttgccaaataatggttcccacatatgttaggtgacttacatgggctgctaagagctgatcattggagtgtatataccaatattacatactactaaaagctgtgtattgtacgagtacgaatacgggtgcatacgagtagaattgttgatgaaactgaacgaggatgtaattgtaagtatttttgttacttagaagtattttgataagtgtcttgaagtctttcaaaagtgtatgaatacatattaaaacactacatgtatatacattttaactgagtcgttaagtcgtcgttagtcgttacatttaaatgttgttttgaaacctttaggttaacgatcttgttaaatgttgttaacccattgtttattatatttaaagagatgttaaattattacattatcatgatattatgatatattaatatatcttagtaaga
This window of the Rutidosis leptorrhynchoides isolate AG116_Rl617_1_P2 chromosome 7, CSIRO_AGI_Rlap_v1, whole genome shotgun sequence genome carries:
- the LOC139859471 gene encoding uncharacterized protein, whose protein sequence is MTLTSWNIRGLGNKSRGHTAGSLVIRYQSQCLAIQETMVKEVSLPVLNEIWKHYAFGSIQVEASGRSGDILSIWRTDVFSLIMSWKRKHWIETVMRYHPSNIIVLIVNIYALHLENKKTIVWSQLSNMALKWLGLVYFMGDFNVVCHPEERLRETVDPISISNFNDFISNASLFVQPLTNSDLT